In Aspergillus oryzae RIB40 DNA, chromosome 6, one genomic interval encodes:
- a CDS encoding putative nucleoside hydrolase (predicted protein), which yields MAPKKIIIDTDPGIDDILGLLLALSATPEEVEVLLISLTFGNIEVRSCLRNVVSMFHILEREMQWRREQGRPEGFGALRAAPPVVAVGAEDPLEDQKMLADYFLEPVPTGNPSRPSFIPSKRRAHEEILRVLRENDPDTVTLVAVGPLTNLALASAADPETFLRVKEVVVMGGAVNEPGNVTPAAEFNAYADAFAAARVYALTSPSPKTTIPTNSSLPDYPTNLSKQLTLRIFPLDITLRHGVSRGQFRKAVTPHLEKGSPLAEWVSAFMAHTFHTVEKLHTGRVGDDVELSLHDPVCVWYAITAEDEKWKPSATSPEDIRIETTGQWTRGLCVVDRRNRHRIEGDEEHSSDHGLWLSSRAGNRVWRMDASPVEDNFGAVLLERLFT from the exons ATGGCACCCAAAAAGATCATTATCGATACTGACCCG GGGatcgatgatatcctcggTCTTCTACTCGCTCTGTCCGCAACAccagaggaagttgaagtcCTGCTTATTTCCTTGACATTCGGCAACATTGAAGTAAGAAG CTGTCTTCGCAATGTCGTCTCGATGTTCCATATCCTCGAACGAGAGATGCAATGGCGTCGGGAGCAGGGCCGTCCTGAAGGGTTTGGTGCCCTGCGTGCTGCCCCGCCAGTCGTTGCGGTTGGTGCCGAGGATCCCCTCGAAGACCAGAAGATGTTGGCGGACTACTTCC TTGAACCCGTTCCGACGGGCAACCCTTCACGCCCGTCATTCATCCCATCCAAGCGTCGGGCACACGAGGAGATACTCCGTGTTTTGCGCGAAAATGACCCAGACACCGTCACTCTGGTGGCAGTCGGACCTTTGACTAACCTCGCATTGGCCTCTGCGGCTGATCCAGAGACATTCCTGCGTGTCAAggaagtggtggtgatgggcGGGGCTGTCAACGAGCCCGGTAAT GTAACCCCGGCCGCTGAATTCAACGCCTACGCCGACGCATTCGCAGCAGCACGGGTCTATGCTTTGACATCCCCCTCGCCCAAGACCACCATCCCAACGAACTCAAGTCTACCAGACTACCCCACCAATCTCAGCAAGCAGCTCACCCTGCGCATCTTCCCGCTGGACATCACACTCCGCCACGGCGTCTCGCGTGGCCAGTTCCGCAAGGCAGTCACCCCACACCTGGAGAAAGGCTCGCCGTTGGCCGAGTGGGTGTCAGCCTTCATGGCTCACACTTTCCACACGGTCGAGAAGCTGCATACGGGCCGGGtgggtgatgatgtcgagCTCAGTTTGCATGACCCTGTCTGTGTGTGGTATGCCATTACCGCAGAGGATGAGAAGTGGAAGCCCTCCGCGACCTCTCCAGAGGATATCCGAATCGAGACCACTGGACAGTGGACCCGGGGTCTGTGTGTCGTTGACCGACGGAACAGACATCGCATCGAAGGTGATGAGGAACACTCTAGCGACCATGGTCTCTGGTTGAGCTCGAGAGCCGGAAACCGTGTCTGGAGAATGGATGCTTCGCCGGTCGAGGATAATTTCGGGGCTGTTCTCCTTGAACGGTTGTTTACTTGA
- a CDS encoding NAD(P)-dependent alcohol dehydrogenase (zinc-binding oxidoreductase): protein MAHPLPRSMKAWTFTRAGSAEQVLQLSQQHPIPTLRTNTDVLIRITHVSLHPGTTIMMNLAPSIFRNTPCIAETDFSGLIISAGKGVPVTPSPDNEHRCFPPGTPVFGSIPVGQHLKGAGALAEYLVVDMNCIARKPANVSFAQAAGLPVSGTTALTLMDAADIRPADRVLINAPCGGIGHLVTQLVSHIVAEEGHIVGRCSAASFDVAKTLGCHDVVSYNNSGESSTATDMEVYGEQPFDKIIDARGSQALWYSSPAILKSGADNTYTSVGPVLESYTYLSMFACLLKMGFNRFLPVWAGGVDRKYRQVTAMVNPDKLERLRKLCEAGQLGVLIGDTWSFEDAVQAFRVMASRHARGKLVICVAEPSA from the exons ATGGCTCATCCACTGCCCAGGTCAATGAAAGCATGGACGTTCACTCGAGCAGGATCCGCTGAACAAGTCCTCCAACTATCTCAGCAGCATCCCATTCCCACCTTAAGGACCAACACCGATGTCCTCATCCGCATAACCCACGTGTCCCTACACCCCGGCACAACCATAATGATGAATCTCGCTCCATCCATCTTTCGAAACACACCTTGCATTGCAGAAACAGACTTCTCGGGACTGATCATCTCAGCCGGCAAAGGAGTCCCAGTGACCCCCAGCCCAGACAATGAGCACCGGTGCTTCCCGCCCGGAACGCCCGTATTCGGATCCATTCCGGTCGGGCAACATCTAAAAGGTGCCGGAGCCTTGGCAGAATATCTGGTTGTGGACATGAATTGCATAGCCCGCAAACCAGCCAATGTCTCATTCGCGCAGGCTGCGGGTTTACCCGTTTCGGGCACAACTGCCCTAACACTCATGGATGCGGCGGATATCCGTCCCGCTGATCGGGTGCTCATTAATGCTCCATGTGGGGGGATCGGACACCTTGTCACGCAGCTTGTTTCTCATATCGTGGCTGAGGAGGGGCATATTGTAGGTAGGTGctctgctgcttcttttgATGTGGCGAAAACGCTCGGTTGCCATGATGTTGTGTCATACAATAATTCCGGTGAGTCGTCTACCGCTACGGACATGGAGGTATATGGAGAACAACCATTCGATAAGATCATCGATGCCCGTGGATCTCAGGCTCTGTGGTATTCTTCACCTGCAATTCTGAAGTCTGGCGCGGATAACACGTATACATCGGTTGGACCGGTGCTCGAATCTTATACTTACTTGAGCATGTTTGCATGTCTCCTAAAAATGGGATTCAATAGATTCTTGCCTGTCTGGGCGGGTGGAGTAGATCGAAAGTACCGACAGGTTACAGCTATGGTTAATCCGGACAAGCTTGAGAGACTGAGAAAGCTATGTGAGGCGGGTCAATTGGGTGTCTTGATCGGAGATACATGGTCGTTCGAGGATGCTGTTCAG GCATTCCGCGTTATGGCCAGCCGGCATGCAAGGGGAAAACTGGTGATATGTGTTGCGGAGCCGTCTGCTTAG
- a CDS encoding uncharacterized protein (predicted protein) translates to MTEPWGVQVSYCTGVARRVLLRTTVAHLLRTFFNSPDEHIDEFERQLRESSRSVQAIHSWIKGLPQKSGQQILGIIRTILNTLKPTGLDPTGKYLCVAWPFDGDTTRCLKVPLGGRNSWVKILEDSHDTATFAYITMECLEAKHVQCKAAREARHEDICLLETTVTRAVRDRPDPWSLKHEEVYFFAKLDSSFWVKVQREHKDGPASLVEMMPLDNLSHDLRQWFRSQEKQQQGRLRECPKARDESETVYVSSARRNH, encoded by the coding sequence ATGACCGAGCCTTGGGGAGTCCAGGTGAGCTACTGTACTGGAGTAGCTAGAAGGGTGCTCCTGCGAACAACTGTGGCTCATCTGTTGCGTACATTTTTCAACAGTCCTGATGAACATATTGACGAGTTTGAAAGACAACTGCGGGAGAGCTCGCGCAGCGTGCAAGCCATTCACAGCTGGATCAAAGGCCTTCCACAAAAGTCCGGCCAGCAGATCTTGGGCATTATCCGTACTATTCTGAATACTCTCAAGCCCACGGGGCTGGATCCAACAGGAAAATATCTCTGTGTTGCTTGGCCCTTCGACGGAGATACCAcacgttgtttgaaggtGCCTCTTGGGGGTCGGAACTCCTGGGTTAAAATCCTTGAGGATTCACATGATACTGCCACTTTTGCATATATCACTATGGAATGTCTCGAGGCAAAGCATGTCCAATGCAAGGCGGCTCGAGAAGCCCGCCATGAAGACATATGCTTGCTCGAAACAACTGTTACTAGAGCAGTACGTGACAGGCCAGATCCCTGGTCATTGAAACACGAAGAAGTATACTTCTTTGCCAAGTTGGACAGTTCATTTTGGGTCAAGGTACAAAGAGAACACAAAGATGGGCCAGCAAGTCTCGTTGAGATGATGCCTTTGGATAATTTATCTCATGATCTCCGGCAGTGGTTCAGGAGCCAGGAAAAACAGCAACAAGGCCGTTTGCGAGAATGCCCTAAGGCTCGAGATGAGAGCGAAACGGTGTATGTTTCTTCGGCCCGAAGAAATCATTAG
- a CDS encoding uncharacterized protein (predicted protein), with the protein MADMNLEKFLLFQLHQYGITELLQEAANLANALDYLHNRLQAGDQVYFYHRDLKPSKILIYSTSPSSEYHRVGRWKITDFDLSVVKKPEGHLAVRGFVTRTTDQQSWIPGPYQAPEVCVNDGADFRSNIWSFGCILVRLLSSKLDGARGLMWLDELRCKDVDKVSAYEHDYFYRGDPPNLNPHIKEWINDLPRRTDGYNEEFLSCCRDFLLSTLKVDKYERSSAESVARQLQQLTKLLMPRPGPLFDPEVYPNDSVYDESSRHLLHTSGISGQVVTEDPTFCGYTPGPQPVTGSKSASECCPHNPKHKAHVAQPADRWDWVEKLQTFGYNAQEINDILLERARDAPWIYFEPEKFYIPLMSTTHHIRRCCHFLGERRQQGSTSDSMDTLQTGIDLAVDSYETVKAVEELCGICGISPKTRITTDWLGSASFTEGNTAMAVTYSLPTDKCHETRASTIIGRISGALKSFQDAASLLQLRGLCCDSFTVIRHGGWRSELDGVAAGEVVSLGFHLVANLAQALEQSMGKNTPSPRQILSASSAILRLICPEFEVAHGRSDMGASLHLGALAVQFLCLGFMSYVQAHIGPLEPFFLDTPISRVVLLGLDEDNKYPKLVAKLVDITCLGDMTRGPVWMFFRHRNSEGNQDFKRPYHSDK; encoded by the exons ATGGCGGATATGAACCTCGAgaaatttcttctttttcagcTGCATCAATATGGGATAACAGAATTACTCCAGGAAGCTGCTAATCTTGCTAATGCTCTAGACTACCTGCATAACCGACTTCAGGCTGGGGATCAAGTATATTTCTATCATAGGGACCTCAAGCCCTCCAAAATCTTAATATATTCTACATCCCCTTCCTCGGAATATCATCGGGTGGGGAGATGGAAAATCACGGATTTCGATCTTTCTGTTGTCAAGAAACCAGAAGGCCATCTAGCTGTCAGGGGATTCGTGACTCGTACGACCGATCAGCAATCGTGGATACCAGGGCCTTACCAGGCACCTGAGGTTTGTGTCAACGATGGAGCAGACTTTCGAAGTAATATCTGGTCCTTCGGTTGCATCCTAGTCCGTTTGCTGTCTTCCAAGCTAGACGGGGCCCGGGGGCTTATGTGGTTAGATGAGCTCCGGTGTAAAGATGTCGACAAGGTCTCGGCCTACGAGCATGATTACTTCTACAGAGGAGATCCTCCTAATCTCAACCCGCATAtcaaagaatggatcaaCGACCTACCTCGCCGAACTGACGGATATAACGAGGAATTTCTGAGTTGCTGCAGGGACTTTCTTCTGTCGACACTTAAGGTCGACAAGTACGAACGATCATCTGCAGAGTCAGTCGCAAGGCAACTGCAGCAATTGACCAAACTTCTTATGCCACGGCCTGGTCCTTTATTCGACCCAGAAGTATATCCAAATGACTCGGTGTACGATGAGTCATCGAGACATCTCCTTCACACTTCTGGAATCTCAGGCCAGGTCGTTACGGAAGACCCTACTTTCTGTGGATACACTCCAGGCCCTCAACCAGTGACGGGATCGAAATCAGCATCTGAATGCTGTCCACACAACCCAAAACACAAAGCCCATGTGGCTCAGCCTGCAGATAGATGGGATTGGGTGGAGAAACTCCAAACCTTTGGATACAATGCCCAGGAAATAAACGACATTCTTCTAGAGAGGGCTCGCGATGCGCCGTGGATATATTTTGAGCCTGAAAAATTTTATATCCCCCTTATGAGCACTACTCATCATATTCGTAGGTGCTGTCACTTTCTAGGAGAACGCCGTCAACAAGGATCGACATCCGACTCAATGGATACTTTGCAAACGGGCATTGACCTAGCGGTCGATAGCTATGAAACTGTGAAGGCGGTCGAGGAGCTCTGCGGTATATGTGGCATAAGTCCAAAAACTCGAATAACAACCGATTGGTTGGGCTCGGCATCGTTTACTGAAGGCAACACTGCTATGGCAGTGACATATTCGCTGCCGACTGACAAATGCCACGAAACCAGAGCCAGCACTATTATCGGGCGAATATCTGGAGCTCTTAAGAGCTTTCAGGATGCCGCCAGTCTCTTACAATTGAGAGGCCTTTGCTGTGACTCGTTTACAGTTATTCGACACGGAGGATGGCGTAGCGAACTGGATGGGGTAGCCGCTGGGGAGGTCGTTTCACTGGGCTTCCATCTAGTAGCTAATCTTGCTCAGGCATTGGAACAGTCAATGGGAAAAAATACACCCTCCCCGCGTCAAATTCTCTCGGCATCTAGTGCAATTCTAAGACTGATTTGTCCCGAGTTTGAGGTGGCTCATGGCAGAAGCGACATGGGAGCCTCCCTCCACCTGGGTGCGTTAGCAGTTCAATTTCTCTGTCTGGGATTCATGTCCTATGTACAAGCACATATTGGTCCTCTTGAACCATTTTTCTTGGATACGCCTATAAGTCGGGTGGTGTTATTGGGGCTTGATGAAGACAATAAATACCCCAAGCTGGTAGCAAAACTTGTCGACATCACTTGCTTGGGTGATATGACTCGCGGGCCTGTTTGGATGTTCTTTAGACACCGAAATTCGGAGGGAAATCAGGACTTCAAGAGGCCCT ATCACAGCGACAAATAG
- a CDS encoding uncharacterized protein (predicted protein), with product MEDHPRPRVHKACDACGRRKVRCNGQQRCQQCEHMGLVCTYTDNRLARSRKHALRRGEVISKHKIESSSNVLLAPALSPVSTSYFESLIPEYMHFVYPFNPIMTEDEVQDAVSKMDSDRENAAFVYAFAAATIDLAQSNRPTSSASTHITQLVNQAIETQPPMFLGFRPSILRTMTNVFIQMCFMSLGQYDLGFIYLREAITMIHLLRIEDKTALANLNPTERARRQRLYWLCFIHERFMSIVHFSPATLSPHASFPEADPTLAPGISQGWTQVIKTFLILEPTFINLWIGDRSQVSAKWVEKKYQELDDARWELEVSMLSETQQADLVITRQWMRTLLWQMAMSNWLLSSRAPCPSLSLELPLRLSGQLRQFLTKISQNTIRVHGSSILTKLVEIINTIADVVIHLPQATLEQTTSRIGDIVFMKSVVFSFHNLQQVSKDILLEKFCLIRDRFPGIEAACQLTF from the coding sequence TCGCTGCAATGGCCAGCAACGATGCCAGCAATGTGAGCACATGGGCCTAGTCTGCACATACACCGATAATCGACTCGCGCGATCACGGAAACACGCGCTTCGTCGGGGAGAAGTTATCTCGAAACATAAGATCGAGTCGTCGTCAAATGTACTTCTTGCACCAGCTTTATCACCAGTTTCAACCTCGTATTTTGAAAGCCTAATCCCGGAATATATGCATTTCGTATACCCATTCAACCCCATCATGACCGAGGACGAGGTGCAAGATGCAGTCAGCAAAATGGACTCGGATAGGGAGAACGCAGCATTTGTATACGCATTCGCTGCCGCCACTATTGACCTGGCGCAATCCAATCGCCCCACGTCAAGCGCCTCGACGCACATCACCCAGCTTGTCAATCAAGCCATCGAAACCCAACCGCccatgtttcttggcttccgGCCGTCCATCCTGCGCACAATGACCAACGTATTTATACAGATGTGCTTTATGAGCCTTGGCCAATATGACCTCGGCTTTATATATCTGCGTGAAGCCATCACCATGATCCACCTCCTGCGCATCGAGGACAAGACTGCTCTCGCAAATCTCAACCCCACAGAACGAGCACGACGCCAACGTCTTTACTGGTTATGCTTCATCCATGAGCGATTCATGTCGATTGTCCACTTCTCTCCCGCAACCCTATCCCCCCATGCCTCCTTCCCAGAGGCTGACCCCACCCTGGCCCCCGGTATCTCCCAGGGCTGGACCCAAGTCATCAAGACCTTCCTGATCCTCGAACCAACCTTCATAAACCTCTGGATCGGCGACAGAAGCCAAGTCTCAGCGAAATGGGTCGAGAAAAAGTACCAGGAGCTAGACGACGCCCGCTGGGAACTCGAAGTCTCGATGTTATCCGAGACGCAGCAAGCCGATCTCGTCATCACCCGACAGTGGATGCGTACTCTGCTTTGGCAGATGGCCATGTCTAACTGGCTTTTATCCTCTCGTGCTCCCTGTCCTTCACTATCCCTAGAACTCCCGCTCCGGCTATCCGGCCAGCTGAGACAATTCCTGACTAAGATCTCGCAAAATACGATTCGCGTGCACGGATCTTCCATTCTCACCAAGTTGGTGGAGATCATTAATACTATCGCCGATGTTGTTATTCATCTTCCGCAGGCAACGCTGGAGCAGACCACTAGCCGGATTGGGGATATTGTGTTTATGAAGAGTGTGGTGTTTTCGTTTCATAATTTACAGCAGGTGTCgaaggatattcttcttgaGAAGTTCTGTTTGATTAGGGACCGGTTTCCAGGGATTGAGGCTGCTTGTCAATTGACTTTTTAG